In Lolium rigidum isolate FL_2022 chromosome 7, APGP_CSIRO_Lrig_0.1, whole genome shotgun sequence, the DNA window cccaccaagcccgtcgggccgttgggccgcgggccgggccgtagtgttaaatggcgttttcgggctacccaggcccggcccggcccggcagtcgggccaacatatctcggcccaggcccgagtttttcgggccgggcttcgggccgggcctcgggccgggctgcccatggccaggtatgaTGCCAACATCCACACGCCGTTGTCGATGACACTGGACCGGCCATCCACGACGATCTTCTGTCATCATTTTCTTTTCGCAAAGATGCCTGCAATCTTGATTCTAAAATTCATTCATGCGTGATACCGGAAACTCAGTTAGCACTTGGCAGAAATTAAGATGATTGTATATCAAAGTGCTGGCGCTATCGAACCAAAATCCAGCCGTCACGTCGGAAGTGCAGCGTGACTGTGTGACAGACAGTAACCAGAGTCTCCCCGTCGCTGCCAACCACACTCACCACCACCGTGGTCGTGGACTGTTGTGCGGCTGCGCCCAACTCGTCCGTCTCCTCGCCCACATGCTCCCACCTtccacaccaagcaagccccacgcCGACGCCCAGCTCCCCGTCGCAAAACCCcaacttcgccgccgccgccgcccctgccaccGGGTCCCGAGCCTCCCCAACTGTCCCACTCCAATGCGACGGCGGCACCCGCCGCCGTCGCTCCCCATGGCCGCccacctctcccaaaccctacccactctcctcctcctcctgctgctcctcctcaccACGGCCGCTCAAGCATCTGCCGCCGCCGCaggcggcggcgagcgggagGCCCTGCTCAGCTTCAAGGCGGCCGTAACCGCAGACCCAGGCGGGCTGCTCCGCGCCTGGACCCCGACCGCCCCCTCCCACTGCCGCTGGCCAGGCATCACCTGCAGCCCCTCCGGCTCAGTCATCTCCCTCACCCTCCCCGCCTCCCCAACCCACCTTCTCTCCGGCACCCTCTCCCCCTCCatcgccgccctccgccgcctccgcgTCCTCGCCCTCCCCTCCCACGCGCTCGCGGGCGCGCTGCCGCCCGCGATCTGGACGCTGCGCCGCCTCCAGACGCTCGACCTCTCCGGCAACCGCCTCCACGGCGAGATCCCGGCGTCCCTCCCCTGCGCCGCGCTCCACACCCTCGACCTCGCCCACAACGCGCTCAACGGGTCCCTCCCCGCGGCCCTCGGGTCCCTCCCCGGGCTGCGCCGCCTCTCCCTCGCCTCCAACCGGCTCGGCGGCGCCATCCCCGACGCCCTCGGCGCGCTCCGCGGCCTGCGCCTCCTCGACCTCTCCGGGAACCTCCTCGTCGGCGGCATCCCCCGGAGCCTCGCCAACTGCACCAACCTCCAATCACTCGTCCTCTCCTCCAACCTGCTCGACGACGTCATCCCGCCGGAGATCGGGCGTCTATCCAACCTCCGCGCGCTCGACGTGTCCCGGAACAGCTTGAGCGGCCCTATCCCGCCCGAGCTCGGCGACTGCGCGCAGCTCTCCGTCCTCGTTCTCTCCAACCCCTACATACTGGCCGACGGTCCTCTGAACACATCAGACGCCAGCGATGTGGAGGACTTCAACTACTTCCAGGGCGGGATACCAGCCGCCATCGCCGCGCTGCCCAAGCTCCGGGTGCTGTGGGCGCCGAGGGCGACCCTGGAGGGCGAGCTCCCAGCAAACTGGAGCTCCTGCCAGAGCTTGGAGATGGTGAACCTGGGAGAGAACCTGTTCTCCGGTGGAATTCCTAAAGCCCTGCAGGACTGCGCGCACCTCAAGTTCTTGAATTTGAGCTCGAACAAGCTCACCGGCCCGGTCGATCCAGCCCTGCCTGTGCCGTGCATGGATGTGTTTGATGTCAGCGGGAACCGGCTGTCAGGCTCGATTCCGGCGTTTCTCTCAAGGGACTGTCCTTCACCTCGGCTCCTCCCGTTTGATGACTTGGTGTCGGAGTACACCTCCTTCTTTGCATATCAGGCGATCGCcggcttcgtttcgtcttcgggagCCATGGCTACTGGTCTGACGAGCTACCATAGCTTTGCCAGGAACAATTTTACTGGGACCGTGATATCGTTGCCGATTGCTGCCGAGAAGCTGGGGATGCAGGGGGCCTATGCTTTCCTGGCTGATGGGAATGGTCTTGCCGGCGAGTTGCAACCTGGTCTATTCGATAAGTGCAGCAACAGTTCAAGGGGTTTCATTGTGGATGTCAGCAACAACCTGATCACAGGAGGGATTCCTGCGGAGATTGGATCGTTGTGCCGTTCTCTTGTTGTTCTTGGTGTTGCTGGTAACCGCCTTTCTGGTTCCATACCGGCAAGCATTGGGCAGTTGGATTATCTTATCAGGTTGGATTTGAGTAGGAACCAGCTTGGTGGTGAGATTCCTGCTTCTGTGAAGAAATTACCGCGTTTGGAGCTCCTCTCTTTAAGCCATAACCTTCTGAATGGAACTATTCCAGATGATATTAATCAGCTGCACTCTATTAAGGTTTTGGACCTGTCCTCAAACCTGCTCGCAGGGGAGATCCCTCGTGCGCTTGCTGACTTGGCAAATCTAACTGACCTCTTCCTTGATAATAACAAACTTACTGGGGAGATACCAGCGGAATTGGCTAATGTGGCATCTCTTACCAAGTTCAACGTTTCATTCAACAACTTGTCTGGTCCAGTGCCGACAAATAGCAGTGCAGTTGGATGTGACAGCGTTATTGGGAATCCTTTGCTACAATCTTGTCACATGTATACCCTGATGGTTCCTTCTGCTGGTCAGCAGGGCCGTGGTCTGAATTCAAATGACAACGACACAGCGCCTGTGGATGCACAAAATCAAGGAGACAGCAGTTCGTTCAATGCAATTGAAATAGCTTCGATAACATCTGCAACCGCTATCGTTGCAGTCCTTCTTGCTCTGATTGTACTGTTTATTTACACAAGAAAGTGTGTACCCTGTATGTCAGCTCGATCATCTGGAAGAAGAGAAGTTATAATCTTCCAAGAAATCGGGGTGCCGATCACTTATGAGACTGTTGTTCGAGCTACCGGAACTTTCAACGCAAGCAATTGCATTGGAAGTGGGGGTTTTGGAGCCACTTACAAAGCTGAAATTTCACCTGGAGTGCTGGTAGCTATAAAGAGGCTCTCTGTTGGGAGATTCCAAGGAGCGCAACAGTTCCATGCTGAGATCAAAACTCTTGGGAGATTAAGACATCCCAATCTTGTTACCTTGATAGGTTACCATCTTGGTGAGTCTGAAATGTTTCTCATATATAACTACTTGCCTGGAGGAAACCTTGAGAGATTCATACAAGAGAGATCGAAGAGACCGGTAGGCTGGAAGAGGCTGCACAAGATTGCTCTGGACATTGCAAAAGCACTTGCGTATCTGCACGACACTTGTGTTCCTAGGATCCTTCATCGTGATGTGAAACCAAACAATATTTTGTTGGACACTAACCATAATGCTTACCTCTCAGACTTCGGACTGGCAAGGCTCTTGGGAAATTCAGAAACCCATGCGACCACTGGTGTAGCGGGGACTTTTGGTTATGTTGCTCCAGAGTATGCTATGACTTGCCGAGTTTCAGATAAAGCCGATGTGTATAGCTATGGTGTTGTACTGATGGAGTTGATATCAGACAAGAAGGCCCTGGATCCATCATTTTCTCCTTATGGTAATGGGTTTAACATAGTTGCTTGGGCATGCATGCTGCTCCGACAAGGCCGTGGTCGTGAATTTTTTGTTGATGGTCTGTGGGATGTGGGCCCACATGATGACTTGATAGAGGTGCTGCATTTAGCAGTGATGTGCACTGTGGAATCGCTCTCTGTGAGACCAACTATGAAGCAAGTTGTTCAACGGCTAAAGCAACTTCAGCCTCCAATACGGGAACACAGATAAGGGTGCATGCTTCACATACTGAACATTTAGAAGGTACAGATAGCTGTAACTTGGGCCCCTTTGACGAGTTTTGTGCTAATCATTTGCTTAACTAGATTTCATATTGTAGATGCCAGCTTTGTATAATGCAGTTCTAATTTAATTGCCCACTAATGTGTCTGCTGATAAGAAGAGCAGATGTAAATTAACAATCTAATTCTGAAGATTTCATTTACGGTTGGCCGACTCCATGTTATTGTATGGCTTTAAAGATTCTTCAGTGTGTCAATGTCAATGCAGGAAAATGCATCTACAAAAGTTTGATGTCTTCATGCAAATTTTAGCATCCATAATCTGCTCAAGTGTTTGTAGAAAAATATTTCTCATTGTTGCTTATTATTATTTGGTCATGTATACAAAACGTCCTGATGTAGTCAACTAATTCAGCAAGTAGACATTATACACAGTAACCAGGAGCAGCAAGATGAATTTGCAACTTTTGGTTTAGTTGACACCTTTGGATCTTTGTTAGTGATTTGTAGCTCCACTTGTTAGAAGATCAATAATTGCCACTATAAAGCCACCACACTCAGTTTTTAAACTTATATTGTTGCTACTAGCTTACTGTAACTGAGAACAAGTGACACCATCACGTTGGCAGGATCATGTCAAGGTTTTGCTTCTGAACAAGTGAAGGGCCCATTCTCTTCCGAGTTTTAGTTTTTGCATGTACTACACTTTGCATGCATGTGAGCGTTAGACAATTGTGACATTAGTATGTCTGCGAGAACTCCCAGGATCAATGGATCATATTCCAGAAAAATTAGTCTGTAAATCTGTTAGCGTCACTACGGAAAAAAACCTTGGATCTTATAATCTAAAAAAAAAGTTTCAGttcattggtttcttatttgCTCTCTTTTAACCTGCTGGTTGTTAGTGCAATCCCATCAGTCCTCAGAAGAagagaaaacaaagctagcgcacAAGAGGAGAAAGTAGCCCCAATGTAGTAACGAATCGATGTATTGCCAAAACAATACCCTGAGATCATATTGTCTCACAGTGCGAGAACCATACCCAACTTAATAGGAAGAACTGAGGTAAAAGAAAATACTATCTGAACTGAACTTGTATACAAAACGTCCTGATGTAGTCAATTAATTCAGCAAGTAGACATTATGTACAGCAACCAGGAGCAGCAAGATGAATTTGCAACTTTTGGTTTAGTACCTTTGGGTCTTTGTTAGTGATTTGCAGCTCCACTTCTTAggcacacttcttttgggctcCTGCTTCTGCAGAAGCAGGCTTGTGAATTGCGGTCTGTGGAAACCGTGGTGGACAGAAATTACCAGAAACTGCCAAcgagacttcttttgggcttcttcaAGTTTGGAGGCCGCCACAGATAGACGCACGTCGACCAGACGCCGGGATGGTCGTCCGAAGCTGGCCGGAGTGCGAGGTCTCACAGATTAGAAGCGCGGCGGAGTCGTAGGTCGATTGGCGGCGGTGAGGAGCCAGATGGTCGCCGGAATTGGCGCATGCGACCACCGGAACACCTGAGTTTGGCGGCTCACGACGGTGATGTATTACAGAGCAGtagacggcgaggaggagggtcCATTCGAACCTTGCAGACACCCTGGAGCTCGTGGAGGGGTCGGTGAAGGCGCTGAAGGCCCGGCGGCGCCGGCACGAACGGAAAACACGACGACCGGAGGCGGTGAAGAAGTGGGCGGTGAGATCGATTTCCGCCGTCCTAGGCCGATTCCTTCAGCCAGGATGGTGGTAACGACGAGGCGGACGCGGGGGACTGCTCATTATCTGGGCTTGTGATGCAGAACGGCGGAATCGGGATCTGGGATCTGGCAGTGGAGTTCGAAGTCTCACGACgcgttattttctttttcttttttacttcccAAACGTTTTCTGCGGTGGCAGTCTGTTGTAAATAGAAGAAACCAAAGTGGCAAAGTTGGGTACCGATTCGGTTTCTAAGGGGAAGCTCGGGAAGCTGTTAGAAACCGCTCGAGGCCAGCTTCTCCAAATACATGCGAAGACAGTTTCGCGGTGGAAATAAGCCACACACCAGCCcgagacttcttttgggcttgtgctgcccacgacctcgaagccgtgtgggaagcccaaaagaagtcacccttagAAAGGTCAACAATTGCCACTATGAAGCCGCCACCCTCAGTTTTTCCTTGTTCGGAGATCTATTAGAGAAACATGGCAACTCTCACCAATTTAACGAATACCTAAAGAACCATGGACTAATATTGTTGCTAGTAGCTTACCGTAACTAAGAACAGGTTACACCATCACGTTGGCAGAAGCACGTCAAAGTTTTGCTTCTGAAGAAGTGAAGGGCACATTCTCTTCAGAGTTTCAGTTATGTCTCTACTGCACTTTGTTTTCCAGTAGCACCATGCATATAAGCATTAGACAACTGTGACATTAGTATGCCTGGGAAAACTAGTCGTTCCAGGATCAACGGATCATAGTACAGAAAAAAAAATCTGTAAATCTGTTAGCGTCATTAGAAACAGTTGCAAGTTCATTTGTTTCCTATTTGCTCTATTTTAACCTGTTGGTTGTCAGTGCAATTAAATCAACCCTCAGAAGAAGAGAAAACAATGCCAGTGCACAATAAGAGAAAGTAGCTAGCCCCAATGTAATAATAATGAATCAATGTATCACGAAAACGAGAACCATACGCAACTTAATAGGAGGAAGAACAGAGGAAAACAAGCTACTATCGGAACTGGACGTATGGTGGTCTCGGGCCTGATCAGTTTCTCGTTTTGGTGGTCCATTCCTGGAAGCGGCTGGCAGGGAAGTCGGTGAAGAGGCCGTGGACTCCGACTATAAAGCCGAcatttttttttgatttgttGGGATATCTATTGAAGAAACATGGCAAATCTCACCAATTGAAGGAAAATGCAAAGAAACATGGACTCATATTGTTGCTAGTCGCTTACTGTAACTGAGAATAGGCGGTACCATCACGTTGGCAGGAGCATGTCAAGCTTTTGCTTCTGAAGAAGTGGTAGGGCCACTAGGGAAACAATCTTGGATCATATCATCTAAAGAACATTTTCAGTTGATTTGTTTCCTATTTGCTCTCGTGTGACCTGCTGATTGTTAGTGGAACCAAATAAATTCCTCGGAAGAAGAGTAACCACAGCAAGcgcatctctactacttaaaaagtctAAACTGTTTCCGTATTCTGCCAATACGTTGGTCGTTCCTTTGGTCGTTCCGCACGGGCTGAGTGGGCCGAAGCCCAGCTACCTCGTCATGAACCCACCACTCGAAACCCTCgctcgtcatcctcctcccccGACCCGAGCCGCCGACcaccatcctcctcctcccgcttccAAGTCCTGCGAAGCTCGAAGGACCTCCAGTCCACCGGCCTCCTCCCTCCTCAAAGAAGACGCGGAGCAGCCCGGGGCAAACCTTGACGCCACCTGCCTCGAGGAGTCATGTTGAGGATTGAGATGGGCCGCCGAGGAGAGGGAGACAGACACCTCCACTCTATCCTCCCGCGCCCAGCCGTCCTCTCCCCCGCATACGGATCGGATCTCCTCCTCACACTCCCTCCCGCGATCGGATCTCTGGAGCTCGGCGACGAGGTGCATCAGTGGTGAAGTTGTACAGGCCTCCTGAGTCCTGACCCCGCCGCCCTCGTGGACAAGAAGGCCTGCAGTCTGGTCACTGACGAGATCCGCCTCATCGAGACCTGGATCGACGCCGACAATCCCCTCCCTAGAAACAAGCCTCATCCGCCCTCGgagtcctccgccgccgctgacgAACGGAGAAGTACATCATCGGAGGCATGATTGCATCGAACCATGCCGTCATTGTTTGTCCGTTGCTCTTGGTCAAATACTCGGAGTATGGCGCGTACACGCGCTGTCGAAGAAGACCAAAGACGGGCTGCAGACGGCTGTCTTTTCACCTCCTGACATCCAGACCTGGGCGCCGCGCGCCTCCACATTAGAAGAACACAAGCCACCTATGTTGTTTCATCAGCGCACCGGAGAAAAGTATCCACCCACCGAGTAGTCCCCTCCCTCATCGCTGCATTGTGCTGTACTACTGGTCAGTTCACCCTCCCGCCTCCACTTCTCCAATTATTTTTGGTCCGAGTTCTTGCTGCGCTCCGCTGCCGCGATGCCTTACCTAGCTACTGGCCAGCCTTGTTCGTTGGATAGAAGCATAGCCGTATAGAATAGAGCATGCATTAGCGAacaccttgattgaatcttgttccGTAAAGATTAAACATGCTAAATAGAAGCATAGAAGTATATAACACCTCGATTGAATTTGGTACATTGCTAtccactggattgactagctaagAATGTCTTGTTATTCTGTCTTCTTACAGGTCAGCAATACCTAGCTCTGGTAGGACTAGCTGTCAAGATTTCGGCAACAACTATGTCACTGTACTCCTATATAGTAATTCCCATCGCCGTACAGACATCATTCATTTGTATAAAATTTATTAATGTTTATTATATGCTATGCACAAATGTATCCATGTATCTGTGTTTTTGGAAAATAGCCGTACCATGGTATCCGTATTCGTATCGCCGTATCTGGGCATCTAGGGTCAAAAAAGATGATCAAGAAAGGCGTGCCGCCCCGCGCCACGTGCTCTGCAACGCCGAAGAACCTCGTGGCACCACTGTGAATTGTTATCACTCTTCCATTTTTAGCTTTACAATATTTTCCCTAAAAAATGGCACTTGTTGCATCTTGACTGTTTTGTTCACCTTATTATCATGGCAAGAACAGCTGCAAAGCGATGTGGAGGGTATCTCATCTTACCGCAATCCTTTTTCTCAGGTTACAGAGAAGCTATATAGGTTATCCAGCACTACGACGAGACTCCAAACATGAATTGCTCAAAGCTTCAGGTTAGCCGACAGAATTTTTTGGTTCATCGCAAATTCCAACTTTTGAGCTGCAGATAATCTAAAAGCATGTCTTTTTAGTATGGTAAAGGTGCTTCATCAGGTTCCAATTAGAGGTTGACTTTTTTAGCCTCAGATTCCTGAAGTACAAACTTTAGTTTTTTCTATTACAGAGACAAATTCAATTAATGACCACACATCTAATATGCTCTGGATTGTTAGGTTGTGCACATAGGTTTGCAACCAGCCATTCTATCATTGCAAGAAGTTGTTTGGGTTGGAGATCATTAATGTGTTGTTGCAGTACACATTGATTATAGTTTAACAGTGATTGATCCTTCAGTAACGATTACTTGCAGTTAGTTTTTTTATCATTATTATTGTGTTGTTGGACAAAAGTTTTGGGATTGGTACTTATGTGTTTTCCTTAGTGAGGAGACACTACATTGTCTGCACATGAGTGTTTATTCCAGTGAACATGCGAAGATGTGGTGCACCATATTCCATCGTACCGTCTTCACTGATTGGCATGCTCGCTTTTTCTACTAATACGTTACCTCAAAAGTATAGATTTCATATGAAAAGGATGTGATCAAGCTGAATCAGGCAATTGTAAATGTTATGAACATTATATCATCCTAGAATTGGTAACGTATTTGTTAATCATTATTTTAGGGAACTAGCATTTTCCCTATTTGAATGGTGTTATTACTGTGTTCTACTATTGATCAGTTTGCTTCTTATCTTTCAAAGGGAGGTAGAGAGTTTTGTATAGAAGAAAAGTATGCTAGAAGGGCGCGTAGTGGCTGGAGAGCAGGTTGAAGCGGGAGAAACAGCTGAGTCTCAAGCAACATTGTCGAAAACGTCAAATTTTGGACACTCCTGAAATTTATACATTCTGAGTTTGCCAACTCTACCAACAATATCATCTTAATTGTATCATTGAATTGAAAGTGTTGCCATATTAAAAGGTTAGCTTATACTCTCTGATGTagattctattttttttcttcacAATCCTGGTCGAATAGGCATCCACAGTAATCCGATTTTATGACAGCTAGGTACCATTGTACTTTCCACCTGTTTCTGCTCAATAGGAAATGTTCATTATTCACATTCTTTTCTTATTATTCTGTTAGCATGAGCTGAGTGTTCCTTTAGGTTAGGACATGTATGTTCAGCACAAAAGGGCATCATAATTGTGATTGCCATAGTCCGAGAGTCTCAAATTTAAATAATCTGGTGAGTCAGTAGTTCTTTTAAGTTGCATCTATATTTGTGTACTCTATGATGTAACATAGAGCTTGATAATTTTGTAGCTTGGTTTTGTCCTTTATTCAGTAGAAATATTGGCAGCATGACTTCACAGTCAAGAGAAGCATGTAAAAGTTCGCCTTAAGGACCTTTGTGTGAAAAA includes these proteins:
- the LOC124672777 gene encoding LRR receptor-like serine/threonine-protein kinase RPK2 codes for the protein MVTVMGISAAHRRSPQGRCNYRLAMATTGGSAHRRYSQPDMAMNGGGARAQGGFHYMSAKLALTGLGGEGEVGDEHIVVSVCRWWSGGSLESVIHAAASKRRRLLAVAIFGHKGGPAALGRHGTSFFFLLRVRIFIGLGVASIVAASPSGSVPGGSSGGHAGESTIIGIDQGLDRVFEFSSGVFVVKLRDPVIPFVGLPCALMAARNGAFLLCPIRVAACRSSHGLEFVGLSWWRCWWSYSSVMRMAWSEQWEILVLAALQLWNSHIVIAVTSEVQRDCVTDSNQSLPVAANHTHHHRGRGLLCGCAQLVRLLAHMLPPSTPSKPHADAQLPVAKPQLRRRRRPCHRVPSLPNCPTPMRRRHPPPSLPMAAHLSQTLPTLLLLLLLLLTTAAQASAAAAGGGEREALLSFKAAVTADPGGLLRAWTPTAPSHCRWPGITCSPSGSVISLTLPASPTHLLSGTLSPSIAALRRLRVLALPSHALAGALPPAIWTLRRLQTLDLSGNRLHGEIPASLPCAALHTLDLAHNALNGSLPAALGSLPGLRRLSLASNRLGGAIPDALGALRGLRLLDLSGNLLVGGIPRSLANCTNLQSLVLSSNLLDDVIPPEIGRLSNLRALDVSRNSLSGPIPPELGDCAQLSVLVLSNPYILADGPLNTSDASDVEDFNYFQGGIPAAIAALPKLRVLWAPRATLEGELPANWSSCQSLEMVNLGENLFSGGIPKALQDCAHLKFLNLSSNKLTGPVDPALPVPCMDVFDVSGNRLSGSIPAFLSRDCPSPRLLPFDDLVSEYTSFFAYQAIAGFVSSSGAMATGLTSYHSFARNNFTGTVISLPIAAEKLGMQGAYAFLADGNGLAGELQPGLFDKCSNSSRGFIVDVSNNLITGGIPAEIGSLCRSLVVLGVAGNRLSGSIPASIGQLDYLIRLDLSRNQLGGEIPASVKKLPRLELLSLSHNLLNGTIPDDINQLHSIKVLDLSSNLLAGEIPRALADLANLTDLFLDNNKLTGEIPAELANVASLTKFNVSFNNLSGPVPTNSSAVGCDSVIGNPLLQSCHMYTLMVPSAGQQGRGLNSNDNDTAPVDAQNQGDSSSFNAIEIASITSATAIVAVLLALIVLFIYTRKCVPCMSARSSGRREVIIFQEIGVPITYETVVRATGTFNASNCIGSGGFGATYKAEISPGVLVAIKRLSVGRFQGAQQFHAEIKTLGRLRHPNLVTLIGYHLGESEMFLIYNYLPGGNLERFIQERSKRPVGWKRLHKIALDIAKALAYLHDTCVPRILHRDVKPNNILLDTNHNAYLSDFGLARLLGNSETHATTGVAGTFGYVAPEYAMTCRVSDKADVYSYGVVLMELISDKKALDPSFSPYGNGFNIVAWACMLLRQGRGREFFVDGLWDVGPHDDLIEVLHLAVMCTVESLSVRPTMKQVVQRLKQLQPPIREHR